In Pelosinus sp. IPA-1, a single genomic region encodes these proteins:
- the aroQ gene encoding type II 3-dehydroquinate dehydratase: MIEEKPCILVIHGPNLNLLGKREPNIYGNLTLDEINANIRGKANNLGFAVEFVQSNHEGYIVDAIQQAEGNQKGIIINAAAFTHYSIAIRDALAAISVPAIEVHLSNIYKREEFRHHSVISSVVYGQISGFGYDSYLLALEAVARLIGNKR; encoded by the coding sequence GTGATAGAAGAAAAGCCTTGTATTTTGGTTATTCATGGGCCTAATTTAAATTTATTAGGAAAACGTGAACCAAATATTTATGGTAACCTGACGCTAGATGAAATTAATGCAAATATAAGGGGAAAAGCTAACAACCTAGGTTTTGCAGTGGAATTTGTTCAATCAAATCATGAAGGTTATATAGTGGACGCCATTCAGCAAGCTGAAGGCAATCAGAAGGGTATCATTATTAACGCTGCGGCTTTTACTCATTACAGTATTGCTATACGTGATGCCTTAGCTGCTATTTCTGTTCCCGCGATAGAAGTGCATTTGTCGAATATTTATAAGCGTGAAGAGTTTCGCCATCATTCGGTTATATCTTCAGTTGTCTATGGCCAAATCAGCGGATTTGGATATGATAGCTATCTTTTAGCATTGGAGGCAGTTGCCCGTTTAATCGGCAACAAGAGATAA